One segment of Meleagris gallopavo isolate NT-WF06-2002-E0010 breed Aviagen turkey brand Nicholas breeding stock chromosome 8, Turkey_5.1, whole genome shotgun sequence DNA contains the following:
- the LOC104912075 gene encoding fibroblast growth factor receptor 2-like gives MWEIFTLGGSPYPGIPVEELFKLLKEGHRMDKPANCTNELYMMMRDCWQAVPSQRPTFKQLVEDLDRILILTTNEEYLDLSGPLEQYSPSYPDTRSSCSSGDDSVFSPDPMPYEPCLPKYQHMNGSVKT, from the exons ATGTGGGAGATCTTCACCTTAGGAGGATCGCCCTACCCAGGAATCCCAGTGGAGGAACTTTTTAAGCTGCTTAAAGAAGGGCACCGAATGGATAAACCTGCCAACTGCACCAATGAACT CTATATGATGATGAGAGATTGCTGGCAGGCTGTGCCTTCACAAAGACCAACTTTTAAACAGTTGGTAGAAGACTTGGATCGGATCCTTATTCTCACAACTAATGAG GAGTATCTGGACCTCAGCGGACCTCTGGAGCAGTATTCACCTAGCTACCCTGACACCAGGAGTTCGTGTTCTTCAGGTGATGactctgttttttctcctgatcCAATGCCTTATGAACCTTGTCTTCCCAAGTACCAACACATGAATGGAAGCgttaaaacatga